Within Oceanicoccus sp. KOV_DT_Chl, the genomic segment TGATTTGATAGATGAAAAACGCGGTCATGATACTGCCTGAAGCAGATGCTGGCTAGCTCAACGAGGGAAATGGGTGGTTTTTAGCCGACCTTTAATTAGCCTTCAAAAGTCAGAATGGACAAAACAACAAGATAGGCGGGCCAGCACAATGGGGGCGCAAGCAACCCCTGATGATATTGAACACCATGCCTACCCATCACCGGTGGCGCAATTTAAGTACGAGTGATATAACATCAGCCTTTACAACTAGGCTACTACAACACAGCTCGCTGATAAAACCAGAACAAACCGACGCATCCTATCGCTACAGATGCAGGGATACTCACCCACTGTCGATACCAATGTTTATTGCGCATTAACCATACTGCGCCCAAAGCGATTAGCACTACTGCTATTTGCCCAAATTCAACACCAATATTAAAGGCCACCAAGGCCGTCCACTGTGCGTCAGCGGGCAGGCCCAACTCAGCAAGTACACCGGCAAAGCCCATACCGTGAATCAAGCCGAAAATAAATATCACCAAAACACGCCATAGCTTTAAATCCTTGCGATAGATATTTTCAAATGCTACTACAGCAATCGATAATGCAATAAGCGGCTCCACAATCTCGGGAGAAATAGCAATCACACCAAAGATGGTCATTGCCAGCGTAACGGAATGCGCAAGGGTGAATGCCGTCACCTGCCAAAACAACACTGACATCTTCAAACTCAGAAAAAACAAGCCCAGCACAAATAGAATATGATCCATTCCTTTAGGAATAATGTGGGTAAATCCCAACCCAATAAATTCGGGAATAATACTTACGCTGGCTGTCATTTCCTCAAAAACAGCCACAGCTTCATCCAAGGGGTGCGCCTGCACACTTACGCTGCTTGCTAGCATTATTAGTAAAATCAACAGCCTATTATTAGCAGGCTTAAAGCCATTAATTTTTCTCATTGTGCTGTGCTACCTTGGCGTCAAAATCAAAAACAGAGTCATAAGATAACAGCAAAACAATAACACTCCCCTACACCGCTACCAATACAGCTTTTACGACGCGTTTTTAGCGACGGATCACATTTTTATGATCTAAACAATTAACCCGGACGTATCTCAGTAAATGATCATTAAAAGCAGCGTAGTCGACACAGGCTAACGTAGTTTTAAGCGGGAGGTAGCAGTGAAAACGTGGAAAAAAATAGGCCTATCAATAGGATCGGTAATAACTATCTCCGCTATTGGCTTATACGCCACCTATACGCTGAAAAATGCCCCGGCTGAACTTCAGGAACCTAACTACTACAGCTATTACCAACAACAAGACACTCAACCTGAAGGGAAGGTAGGAATCTATATTTCGCAGATGATTTTGCCTGAAACATATGATGAAGAAGTCTACTACAACGTTTTTTTCAAGCCGCTGAAAATAATTCCCTGGCCAATTAGAGAACTGCTTAAAGTGGATAATGGCACCCCACTCTATGATGCAGAACGTTACTTTGAGACAAAAGAATTTACCCCTACCCGTCTAGTTGACCACAATGGCAATGACACTGACACTGATGGCCTAAGCTATGTAGAGAAATACCATCAGGGGAAAATAAGCTTTGTAGAAGGTTCCGATGCAGCCACACCAGGATATTTTCTATTCAAAGAACGCAAAGCAGGCATGCCTACCCGGGCGGCATCATTTATGGCTAAAGCACAAGTCTATTACCACCGCGCTGGAGCCGGCTTGGCCGATGGCAGAGTACCTGAGGAAGCGGGGATTAAGGCACTGGTAGCTGCCACCATGCAGCAGGTTGAAAAAAAATACGGCGCTGTTAGCTGGCGCTGGGCAAACACCGAAAAATACAGCGAAGCTCGCAAAGCCATGTTCGAGTTATTAAATGGCGGCGCCAACACCATCGTCTTTGCACCACCACGTCCTATTATGTCTCACTACGAAGAATTTAATGCTTCAGTTAGATTAGGCATGGAATATATAAAAGAGTGGGAAAAACAGCACAACAAAGAAATCAAAACCATTATTGCCCCACAGCTAGCCGACTTCCCTGAATTAAGACAAGCCTACCTAAACCTATTACGCGACCAATTAGCCAGCATCCCAAAAGACAAATCAGTCAAAGTGGTGGCGTCTTTTCATGGTATGCCGTGGGAGATGGTCGAAAACGAAGCATGGCTGCAATTATCTAAACCCTACCTCAGTGCGATGCAATCCGACATCACTAAAACCCTACAAGAAGAACACAATTTTGCGCGCACTGAAGTCATTATTGCGCAAGATTATTTCGCTGAAATGACGGATATGTACCAGTCTACTAACGACGCTTTTTGGCAAGGCATCGAAGATAATTATGATTACGTAATCAACCTACCGGTAGAGTTTATTACTGAAAATACAGATACATTATTCGCTCATGCACTGATGAACTTCCAGGGATTTGATGGCTACGATGTTTACCAAACCATTGATTACACAAACTGGGATGAGCCGCTAGCCCGTGAATTTAAACAGGGCGATACCACTATTATTTATACCAGCGTGCCGGTTGGAAAATATCGCCAACCCTTAGTTCAGGCCCACTTTAAATCCATCGACTCAATATTATCGCAAGGTATGACGCCCACCTCCATATAGAAACCCTGGCTATCAATGTTCCCCATAATAAATCCAGAACCGGAGCGTTAAAATGAAAGAAATCGCTGACGACACCGAACAAGCGACGAGACCTTTAACTGCGGGATTTTCTCTAAGAGAAAAAGCTCGCCGTGAAGCACGCCCTACCGAGGGGAAAATGGCACTCTATAAATCGGAGCATGGTTTTAATGAAATCATGGACTGGTATGAGGGTTTGGTAGATAAAATCAACATCCCTTTTAACTCCCGGTTTGTAAATACCCGTTTCGGCCGTACTCACATGCTAGTTTGTGGTGCTGAAGATGCCACACCGCTGATTCTGGTTCAGGCGGCTGCAGGCAGTGCGCCGTTATGGCGCAACCAACTACCGGCTTTTGCCAAACACTTTCGAGTCTATGCACTGGATACCGTGGGCCAACCCGGGCTAAGTGACCCAACCCCACCTTCCTATCTAAACAACGATTATGTCGATTGGCTTACAGATGTCATCGACGACCTGCATATCGAAAAGGCCCATTTTATCGGCGTCAGCGCCGGCGGCTGGCAAGTAATGCAAATGGCTATTCAAAAGCCAGAGCGCGTTAACAAGTTGATCATGCTTAGCCCTATGGGTATTTCCCATGCGCGCTTACCAATAAAAATATGGCTCACCAAGGTCTTGCGAAAAAGCAAAGACGTCGATTCATTAGAAAAGGATTTAACTGCAAAATCTGTAACATCTAAAAGCCCCGGAGGCTCCTTTGGTACCTTCGACCGACAACTCGCCAGAGCGATGGCGCTATGTACTCGTCACTTTCGATTAGACCGCTCCCTGGGCGTATATGGTGAGAACAGTAATAAAATCAGTTTCATTAAAGCGTTAAAAGTGTTGCGAAAGTTCTTTTTATCCGAGCCCAAGTCCTTGCTACGTAAAATGCAAAGTGAGGCACTGGTGGTATTTGGTGAGCACGAAGTATTATATAACCCTTACAAAGTTGCCAAGCGTGCAGAAAAACTAATGCCCAATACCCGCGCCGAGGTGTTAAGCGGTGCCGGCCACGCCGTAATTTATGATCAGGTTGAACAAGCTAATACCATGATTGTGGACTTTTTAAATAAATAGTATGGTTCACTCTTATGCAATAATCAGAAACCACACAGCCCTATCAATACTGGCTGATGCTAGTGGTACTATTACTCGACCAATAAAAAAAATAATAATTGGAGTTTATTATGTTCAAGAACCTGACTTTTCTCTTGCTGTTATTTCTTCACTCACTAATGACGTCTGCAGGCGGTCACAAAGAAATACTGCCTATTGTAAAAATCGACATTGACCCACAAGTAGAAGCCGAAGTCACCGCCGTTATTCATGAAACTGCAAAGCGCTGGAGTTCCCAGCAGTTTTCTTCAGTGCTTGAGTTATGGGATCCCAATGAACCCTACCCAACTTATTTGGGCGAAGAGCAAGCACAATGGTTTGTCGGTTGGGATCGTTTAAAAGCTTATTTGGATCCCGCCAGGCCTAACCCCGCAGTTGAGGCTATTCGTCAGGAAATGTTTGACGTGCAAGTGAAACAAATAGCACCTGATTTGGCGATTGCGTTTTTCTACATGCACTTTGAAATGAAAATAATTAAAGCCAAGCCCTTTGGCGAGGATATTCGCGCCAGTGCGGTTTTAAGAAAAACTGATAAGGGCTGGAAATACATTCACTGGGCCAAATCGCCCAAAAACCCGAAAGTCTATATAGAAGATTTGTTCGAGCAAGATGTTGAGCCCGGCTGGGATGAGTTTTATCAGCAAGCGCAAAAAAACAAAAAAGCTTACTGGAAGAAAAAACGGGAACTAAAAAAACAACAGAAATAACGCCATCACTTAGTAGAACCCTGCTCCTTCAGTAACCCGGAGAATAATTGCTTATATACCGGAATTAATGAAGACAGCAGCAGGGGTTCCAAAGCGGGCGGCTCAGGCAAACACTGCTGCTGCTTCAGCGCAATTAATTCTAGCAAGCGGCTAACCAGGGCCTCTGCCTCTTTGGCTGGCGCATCCACATCGGACAGATAAAGATAATCTGAGCTAAACCACTCCGTATAGCACAATCGGTCAGGCACGAGAGGAATACAACCCGCTGCCACCGCTTCCAATACTGACAACCCCTGAAAATCATGCACCGCTGTGGACAAGACTACATCCGCCGCCGCCAAACAACGGCCATACTCTGCAGGTTCCTCAATATAGCCCCAGTGTTTCAGCGCAATTGATTGCTGTTGCTCCAGTAAAGTTTTTAATTCAGCCATCGCTGCAGGTTGCTGCCGGAACTGTTGACCGACAATATGCAAATCCACATTTGCTTGCCGTGAAACCAATAACTTAACCGCCGACAATAACCGATCAGGGCCTTTGTCGTATTCCCATCGGTGATTCCACAGCACCTGTAATCGCTGATTGGGTATACGCTCAGCCAGGGGTGACACTGCACGAATAGGTACCGGTATTATCTGGCTGCGCGCGGTTAATTGCTGAACCAACCCCGCAGGAACTTGATCGGGCATTTTCGCTAACAATTGGCCCGCGCCAATTAAAAAGGTATCGCGATTATAAGCACTGTTAAAAACGATCGTATCGGCAGCCAGCGCGGTGTATATATTCAACATCCTGGGTTCAATCGATGCAAACTGTTGTTCATTCGCCGGGTAGGCGAACTGATTTTCATGGAAATAGACAATAGTCGGTATAGCTGCCAAGTGCGGGACAAACCCTCGCAACGCAGACAAATCCACCATCGACGTCGCTAACACCAAATCGTACTCACCCTCTAACACCTGGCGCTGACCAAAAGCCCAGGACAAACTATTACCACGCAAGCGCCAACTAAAATATCGCGGCGGCAGTGCCAACACCGTCCACTCTATATCAACAAACGCTGCCATCAATGTTTGGTACCAGCGGCGATGACTTTCGGCATCGTAGGCTGACAGCAACAATATTTTCATCTTTACCCTTCTTAAATAGCACTCTGTTGACGCTCAGAAGTCACTCCTCTAAGCTCAGCGACCAATTTATTCATTCTATATCACAGGACCCCTAGCATGAGCGACTTTGAAACCCTGATCTTCGAGAAAAAAGACGGCGTTGCCAAAATCACCTTAAACCGCCCTGATGCAGCCAATGGTATCAACCTCACGCTAGCGAAAGAGCTGATGGCAGTGGCTAGCGATTGTAATGATGATCATTCAGTGCGTGCTGTGCTCATCACCGGCAATGGCAAATTATTCTGTGCCGGTGGTGATCTGAAAAGTATTGGCGCAGCCGAAGGCTCAATGAGCGGGCTACTGAAAGAAATCACTTTTTATCTGCATGGCGCTCTTAGTCGCCTGGCACGAATGAATGCACCCGTTATTATCGCGGTTAATGGTACTGCAGCAGGTGCAGGTTTCAGTTTAGCGGTTGCGGGTGACTATGTTCTAGCCGCTGAATCAGCAAAATTCACCATGGCTTATACTGCTGCTGGTTTAACACCTGATGGTAGCGCCAGCTACTATCTACCGCGCTTAATTGGTATGCGCAAAACGCAGGATCTGATGCTGACCAATCGTCGACTGACCGCGCAGGAAGCGATGGAATGGGGCGCAATTAATCAAGTCGTTGCCGATGACCAACTGCAAGCGGAAGCTCAGGCTTTAGCTGAAAAATTTGCCAATGGCCCAACCCAGGCGTTTGGCGTAGTCAAAAAATTATTACATTGCACGTTTAATAATGGACTCGAAACCCAGCTCGAACTTGAAGGCGCCGGCATCGCAGCCATGAGTACTTTGGCCGACGGCCAGGAGGGGATCACTGCGTTTTCTGAAAAGCGCGCACCGGTTTTTACTGGTAAGTAACCACTACATTAGCGGTATCCATTCCGGCTGCCGCCATGCTTCCTACTTGTTTGATTCCACCCTAACCTACCCCTTATAGCGTAGGTTTTCTTACCATTTTGTCACTTCAGACCTCTCTAGCCCTCTCCCTGTATGCAAGCGCAAGCAGTTCCTCTAAAGTAGCCTTGATGTTAATTGTTTGCTCAATAAAAAAATAGGGTTAGCCCATGAACAATAACAAAACCGTTAAAACCTTCTGCAAAATATGCTCTGCCTATTGCGGCATTGAAGTCGATGTTGCCGACGAAAAAATTCTCGCTATTCGCGGTGATCAATCCCACCCTATGAGCAAGGGCTATACCTGTGTCAAAGGTCGACAATGGGCGTCCCAATATCATAATGACAATCGCTTATTGAGCGCCCACAGCCGGGCTAGCCGCGATCAGGACTTTAGCCCGCTTGGTAACGAACAGGCGCTGGACGAAATAGCCGACAAACTCAACAACATCATCGACAAACACGGCCCGCGAGCTGTCGCTATTTATCGCGGTAATGGTTTGTCGGTCAGCTCTAATGGCAACCAAGTGGCACAAGCCTGGCTGGCTGGTATCGGTTCAGAAATGGACTTTAGCAGTATGACTCTAGACCAACCGTCTAAAATTATTGCGGTCAGTAGACACGGCGTATGGGGCGGTGGCGCCCACGGTTTTGCTGGCGCCGATGTCTGTATGCTGATTGGTAATAACCCTATTATTTCAGCCTTGAATATGACCGGCGCACCACCGGGCTGGAACCCAACCGCACTCAAGGAAGAAAAAAAACGCGGCCTGAAATTAATTGTGATTGACCCAAGACGCACCGAGACTGCGGAGCATGCGGATATTTATTTGCCTGTTCGGCCGGGTGAGGATGCCGCTCTACTCGCAGGCATGGTACGCATCATTATCGAGGAAGAATTGTACGACAAAGAATTTGTTGATGCCGAAACCGAAGGCTTTACCGGGTTAAAAGCCGCAGTAGAAAGCTATACGCTCGATTACGTCGCCGCCCGCTGTGATTTACCAGCAGATGACATTGCCGCAGCTGCACGATTATTTGCCAACTGCAAAAGAGGTACTGCCAGCTCAGGCACCGGCCCGGACATGGCCAGCTTCCCGCATTTGTCCGAGCATCTAATTCTAGCCCTGAATACTCTATGTGGTCGCTGGAATCGGCAAGGCGATCCGGTATCAGCACCCAATTTATTACTACCCAATATTGCCCCTCCCGCGCAAACGTTGCCCGCAGAATTTTTACCCGCCATGTTAAACCCGGCAATGGATACCAAAACTTCGCGCATTCGGGGTATCAAGCAAGTCTTTCAGGAAATGCCCACGCCCGTTGCCGCTGAAGAAATTTTGCTGCCCGGAGAAGGTCAGGTAAAAGCACTGATTGTGATTGGTGGCAACCCGGTTATGTCATGGCCAGATCAACAGAAAACACTGCAAGCATTAGCCGCTTTGGATTTATTAGTGTGTATTGATATTGGACATACAGCCACCACCAAACACGCAGACTATTTACTCCCCGCTGCGCATGCATTTGAACGCGATGGCCTAGCCGAATTTACCGACCGCCTTTATGACAAACCGTTTGGCCAATACAGTAAGCCAGTGCTCAAACCGCAAGGTAACGTACAAGAAGAGTGGCGATACCTGGCCGGTTTAGCGAAGCGATTGGGTACTAAAATTGAGCTCGCCGGCGGCCCAATTGATGTTGATAATGCGCAATTAGAAACGATTGATATTCTGGAACTCATGTTTCCTAACGATTTAGTCAAGGTGACGATCAGAGAACTGGCCAAACACGAAGGCGGTAAACTCTATGAAGAGTTTGCGAACATCAAAGTGGCAGCACCTTATGAGGGGATGGACGCTAAATTAAAGCTATTGCCAGCAGAAGTTGCGCAGGACTTAATCGACCTGTACGCCACTCCAACCTACGCTGAAGGTCAATATGGTAGCGATGGTAGCTATACCCACTTGCTGACGGTACGGCGAGTAAAGCATGTTTATAATTCCTCCTGTCATGACTTCCCGAAAAACCCGCCGGGCAACCCAGCCTACCTGCACCCGGATGATATCAGCGCGCTGGGGCTCAGCAGCGGCCAGATGGTCAAGCTTCAATCAGAAACTGCAGATATTAAAGTCTTGCTTGAAGCCGATAGCTCCTTGCGCCGAGGGATTGTGTCTATGTCTCACTGCTTTGGTGGCGACCCAACCGGTGTTGAAGATATTGCGCAATTTGGAGCCAGTGCCAGCAAACTTGTTGCCGTGGACAAAGATTTTGACCCGCTTATGGGGATGCCGAAAATGACGGGTTTTCCGGTAAAACTAGCCGCGCTTTAAACCTGACGCGCTAGTACTGACCCGCCTTGGAATCACAACCACGCAGCGGGGTAAAATGACGATCCTGTCATAAGCAGCGCCTGCGAATTCACTCAGCTTTATCATCGTGCTAGCCTTGCCGCGCAATGCGTAAACCGGTTTACTCACAAGGCTAACACTCATGACAGCAAGCAACGCCCAGTGGCTATTAAGACGCCGCCCTCAAGGTATGGTCACACTCGACGACTTTGAATATAAAGAATCCCCTATGCCCAGTGCAGACTTAGCGGCTGGCGATGTGCTGGTTAAAAACCTGTACCTCAGTTTTGATCCTGCTATGCGCGGCTGGATGGATGATGCTCCCAGTTATTTACCCCCTGTTGCCATTGGTGAACCGATGCGCGCCAGTGCCGTGGGCCAAGTTATTGCTTCAGAAAATACAGCAATGCCAGTGGGTTCATTAGTCCAGGGCATGTTTGGCTGGCAACAATATGCTGTCTCTAAAAGCAGCGATTTATTTCCGGCGATGGCACTGCCAGAAGGCACACCGCCTACCATGCCGCTATCCATTTTTGGCGGCACCAGCCTCACCGCCTACTTTGGTTTACTGGACGTGGGACAATTGCAAGCGGGTGATACCGTACTGGTATCCGGCGCCGCTGGCGCAACAGGCTCAGCCGCCGCGCAAATGGCGAAATTAAAAAACTGTACGGTCATAGGTATCGCTGGCGGTGAAGAAAAATGCCAGTGGTTGCGCGACGAATGCAAACTGGATGCGGTTATTGATTACAAGAGTGAAAACATCGAACAGCGCATCGGTGAAATTTGTCGGCAACTGGACTGCGAGGGTATCAATGTTTTTTATGACAATGTCGGCGGCGACACCCTGGAAGCCGGCATCGAACATATGGCCAAAAAAGGTCGCATCGTGCTGTGCGGACAAATCTCAGCTTACAATGATGAACAGCCACAACCCGGCCCGAAAAATCTGATGAAATTAGTCGTCAACAGCATCCGCATGGAAGGTTTTGTGATGATTGATTTTATGGATCGTATCGATGAAGCGATGAACGACATTGTGACCTGGGTGCTGGAAGGAAAAATTGCCTATCGAGAAGATATCCAGGAAGGGTTCGATAATATCCCCGCGACCTTTTTCCGTTTATTTGCTGGTCAGAATACCGGCAAGCAATTACTGAAAATCGCCGATCCCGAATAACGTTTTTAACAAGTATAAATAACGAGTAAAAAACATGAAAACATTTAACAACAAAGTCGCTGTTATTACCGGTGCTGCCAGCGGTATCGGTTTAGGCCTGGCACGCCATGCCGCCAAACTGGGCATGAAGTTGGTTATTGTCGATATTGAAGAGCTACCACTTACTAACGCCCAGCGCGAACTTGAAGCATTAGGGGTAGAAGTACTCGCCATGAAAACCGATGTTTCCGATGCTGAGCAAATGGACCAGCTGGCTAACGAAACCATTAAGCGGTTTGGCACAGTCCATCTGCTATTTAATAATGCCGGGGTTGGTGGCGGCGGTGCTATTTGGGAATTGGATACCGATTATTGGGAATGGGTACTGGGAGTTAATCTTTGGGGGGTTATTCATGGCATTCGCACCTTTACCAAACACATGGTGGCACAAAAGGAAGGCCATATTATCAATACAGCGTCTATCGCCGGTTTGATGTCTGCACCGAGCACAGGACCTTATACTGTATCCAAACACGCTGTGGTCGGTTTATCCGAAACATTATTTGGCGACCTTAGGAATGCCGAAGCCAATGTTGGCGTCTCTGTACTTTGCCCGGCCTTTGTTGATACCAAGATCTATGCTGCCGAGCGCAACCGTCCCATGGATGATGCGCTAAAAAATGATCCCGCCCGCATAGCCGAGCAACAAGCCATTGAAACAATGGCTGCCGACTTTTTCAGCACCACCCTGTCCCCGGAAGCGGTTGCCGAACAGGTATTTAAAGCGATTGTAGAGGGTGACTTTTATATTCTTACTCACCCCAAGGGTTCAAAAGTACAAATCGAAAAACGCATGCACAGTATTTTGCAGAACGGGCACCCCACTGCAACCGGGCCGGAAGATTTCCCGCTGGAATAAATGTCGCCTGCAAGCATGTACTGCAGCGCATTCAACAAGTAGCATATCGCCCTGATATTAGACCGATAACTGTGAGATTCCCGCTGCTGCGGGAATTTACCGCCAAGGAAATTGAGCATGCGCTATTTGCACACCATGGTTCGCGTCAGCAACCTTGAACAATCATTAAATTTTTACTGCAATCAATTAGGTTTGGTTGAAGCCGACCGTTGGGACAATGAAGCTGGTCGCTTTACGCTGGTATTTCTGGTTGCCCCTGAAGATACTGACAGTTTTGATGCTAACAAAGCGCCCGCATTGGAGCTCACCTGGAACTGGGATGAATCAGGTTATACCGGCGGCCGCAACTTCGGCCACCTCGCCTTCAGAGTCGAAAATATTTATGACACCTGCCAAAAATTAATGGATAGCGGCGTTACCATCAACCGCCCTCCTCGCTGTGGCCATATGGCATTTGTAAGATCACCGGATAATATTTCAA encodes:
- a CDS encoding molybdopterin-dependent oxidoreductase, whose amino-acid sequence is MNNNKTVKTFCKICSAYCGIEVDVADEKILAIRGDQSHPMSKGYTCVKGRQWASQYHNDNRLLSAHSRASRDQDFSPLGNEQALDEIADKLNNIIDKHGPRAVAIYRGNGLSVSSNGNQVAQAWLAGIGSEMDFSSMTLDQPSKIIAVSRHGVWGGGAHGFAGADVCMLIGNNPIISALNMTGAPPGWNPTALKEEKKRGLKLIVIDPRRTETAEHADIYLPVRPGEDAALLAGMVRIIIEEELYDKEFVDAETEGFTGLKAAVESYTLDYVAARCDLPADDIAAAARLFANCKRGTASSGTGPDMASFPHLSEHLILALNTLCGRWNRQGDPVSAPNLLLPNIAPPAQTLPAEFLPAMLNPAMDTKTSRIRGIKQVFQEMPTPVAAEEILLPGEGQVKALIVIGGNPVMSWPDQQKTLQALAALDLLVCIDIGHTATTKHADYLLPAAHAFERDGLAEFTDRLYDKPFGQYSKPVLKPQGNVQEEWRYLAGLAKRLGTKIELAGGPIDVDNAQLETIDILELMFPNDLVKVTIRELAKHEGGKLYEEFANIKVAAPYEGMDAKLKLLPAEVAQDLIDLYATPTYAEGQYGSDGSYTHLLTVRRVKHVYNSSCHDFPKNPPGNPAYLHPDDISALGLSSGQMVKLQSETADIKVLLEADSSLRRGIVSMSHCFGGDPTGVEDIAQFGASASKLVAVDKDFDPLMGMPKMTGFPVKLAAL
- a CDS encoding ferrochelatase codes for the protein MKTWKKIGLSIGSVITISAIGLYATYTLKNAPAELQEPNYYSYYQQQDTQPEGKVGIYISQMILPETYDEEVYYNVFFKPLKIIPWPIRELLKVDNGTPLYDAERYFETKEFTPTRLVDHNGNDTDTDGLSYVEKYHQGKISFVEGSDAATPGYFLFKERKAGMPTRAASFMAKAQVYYHRAGAGLADGRVPEEAGIKALVAATMQQVEKKYGAVSWRWANTEKYSEARKAMFELLNGGANTIVFAPPRPIMSHYEEFNASVRLGMEYIKEWEKQHNKEIKTIIAPQLADFPELRQAYLNLLRDQLASIPKDKSVKVVASFHGMPWEMVENEAWLQLSKPYLSAMQSDITKTLQEEHNFARTEVIIAQDYFAEMTDMYQSTNDAFWQGIEDNYDYVINLPVEFITENTDTLFAHALMNFQGFDGYDVYQTIDYTNWDEPLAREFKQGDTTIIYTSVPVGKYRQPLVQAHFKSIDSILSQGMTPTSI
- a CDS encoding enoyl-CoA hydratase/isomerase family protein, with protein sequence MSDFETLIFEKKDGVAKITLNRPDAANGINLTLAKELMAVASDCNDDHSVRAVLITGNGKLFCAGGDLKSIGAAEGSMSGLLKEITFYLHGALSRLARMNAPVIIAVNGTAAGAGFSLAVAGDYVLAAESAKFTMAYTAAGLTPDGSASYYLPRLIGMRKTQDLMLTNRRLTAQEAMEWGAINQVVADDQLQAEAQALAEKFANGPTQAFGVVKKLLHCTFNNGLETQLELEGAGIAAMSTLADGQEGITAFSEKRAPVFTGK
- a CDS encoding DUF3524 domain-containing protein; amino-acid sequence: MKILLLSAYDAESHRRWYQTLMAAFVDIEWTVLALPPRYFSWRLRGNSLSWAFGQRQVLEGEYDLVLATSMVDLSALRGFVPHLAAIPTIVYFHENQFAYPANEQQFASIEPRMLNIYTALAADTIVFNSAYNRDTFLIGAGQLLAKMPDQVPAGLVQQLTARSQIIPVPIRAVSPLAERIPNQRLQVLWNHRWEYDKGPDRLLSAVKLLVSRQANVDLHIVGQQFRQQPAAMAELKTLLEQQQSIALKHWGYIEEPAEYGRCLAAADVVLSTAVHDFQGLSVLEAVAAGCIPLVPDRLCYTEWFSSDYLYLSDVDAPAKEAEALVSRLLELIALKQQQCLPEPPALEPLLLSSLIPVYKQLFSGLLKEQGSTK
- a CDS encoding NADP-dependent oxidoreductase yields the protein MTASNAQWLLRRRPQGMVTLDDFEYKESPMPSADLAAGDVLVKNLYLSFDPAMRGWMDDAPSYLPPVAIGEPMRASAVGQVIASENTAMPVGSLVQGMFGWQQYAVSKSSDLFPAMALPEGTPPTMPLSIFGGTSLTAYFGLLDVGQLQAGDTVLVSGAAGATGSAAAQMAKLKNCTVIGIAGGEEKCQWLRDECKLDAVIDYKSENIEQRIGEICRQLDCEGINVFYDNVGGDTLEAGIEHMAKKGRIVLCGQISAYNDEQPQPGPKNLMKLVVNSIRMEGFVMIDFMDRIDEAMNDIVTWVLEGKIAYREDIQEGFDNIPATFFRLFAGQNTGKQLLKIADPE
- a CDS encoding VOC family protein, yielding MRYLHTMVRVSNLEQSLNFYCNQLGLVEADRWDNEAGRFTLVFLVAPEDTDSFDANKAPALELTWNWDESGYTGGRNFGHLAFRVENIYDTCQKLMDSGVTINRPPRCGHMAFVRSPDNISIELLQQDGSLEPMEPWLSMPNTGEW
- a CDS encoding alpha/beta fold hydrolase, which translates into the protein MKEIADDTEQATRPLTAGFSLREKARREARPTEGKMALYKSEHGFNEIMDWYEGLVDKINIPFNSRFVNTRFGRTHMLVCGAEDATPLILVQAAAGSAPLWRNQLPAFAKHFRVYALDTVGQPGLSDPTPPSYLNNDYVDWLTDVIDDLHIEKAHFIGVSAGGWQVMQMAIQKPERVNKLIMLSPMGISHARLPIKIWLTKVLRKSKDVDSLEKDLTAKSVTSKSPGGSFGTFDRQLARAMALCTRHFRLDRSLGVYGENSNKISFIKALKVLRKFFLSEPKSLLRKMQSEALVVFGEHEVLYNPYKVAKRAEKLMPNTRAEVLSGAGHAVIYDQVEQANTMIVDFLNK
- a CDS encoding nuclear transport factor 2 family protein; the protein is MFKNLTFLLLLFLHSLMTSAGGHKEILPIVKIDIDPQVEAEVTAVIHETAKRWSSQQFSSVLELWDPNEPYPTYLGEEQAQWFVGWDRLKAYLDPARPNPAVEAIRQEMFDVQVKQIAPDLAIAFFYMHFEMKIIKAKPFGEDIRASAVLRKTDKGWKYIHWAKSPKNPKVYIEDLFEQDVEPGWDEFYQQAQKNKKAYWKKKRELKKQQK
- a CDS encoding HupE/UreJ family protein codes for the protein MQAHPLDEAVAVFEEMTASVSIIPEFIGLGFTHIIPKGMDHILFVLGLFFLSLKMSVLFWQVTAFTLAHSVTLAMTIFGVIAISPEIVEPLIALSIAVVAFENIYRKDLKLWRVLVIFIFGLIHGMGFAGVLAELGLPADAQWTALVAFNIGVEFGQIAVVLIALGAVWLMRNKHWYRQWVSIPASVAIGCVGLFWFYQRAVL
- a CDS encoding SDR family NAD(P)-dependent oxidoreductase, with amino-acid sequence MKTFNNKVAVITGAASGIGLGLARHAAKLGMKLVIVDIEELPLTNAQRELEALGVEVLAMKTDVSDAEQMDQLANETIKRFGTVHLLFNNAGVGGGGAIWELDTDYWEWVLGVNLWGVIHGIRTFTKHMVAQKEGHIINTASIAGLMSAPSTGPYTVSKHAVVGLSETLFGDLRNAEANVGVSVLCPAFVDTKIYAAERNRPMDDALKNDPARIAEQQAIETMAADFFSTTLSPEAVAEQVFKAIVEGDFYILTHPKGSKVQIEKRMHSILQNGHPTATGPEDFPLE